Proteins encoded in a region of the Neodiprion lecontei isolate iyNeoLeco1 chromosome 5, iyNeoLeco1.1, whole genome shotgun sequence genome:
- the LOC107218191 gene encoding ensconsin isoform X4 yields the protein MLTVTSANPPPAGGFTLGLTSPRTLGPADGSDHLFLLPERALDMDSTHLRQDLEGLDFNLHLNLTHMAPRGNVWLSGAAPEEASHRSSSAHNRHSIPKDVKRRSLYDEDSLDGDNSYDVQGRESVGSAKDTDRVKLVRDRQNEERQRKLEELRQQALAAQRFREQREEERRKRIDELRSRDNDRRNQVEERKRLIWEAERERREAILRKNQEREARIEAKKKNEKSQIVFAFGSSTPRMLEPADTGGSTFWGTRRATSTTNVMMFTAAQPLTRRSSERELDGSKKRATSAGGLDRKPGEDMRMSSSMYEVFNWNASSDHHPPLTPAKIKRASLSLPPTCTNEVFDIDHKTAVQGRDSRPATIVNQRSVSGEDSDGTPGTPSSAYLRVNRRRTDLMPTIPSPRDVVPSTGRSSSAKAFARSPGRTYSMSRLDQLSQPRKRPSELSTLAEQQSQPLGASSMSRSMSHLAAAGTKSLKRSDNSRSMGTLPGAVPTPRPTRAERLRRRARDQHQQQQQQQQHHQQQQQQGIRSGEVTPSSPSRPHSSLSQQSGSSVGSSNVSLRPRTTTPRRPRPASIAGTGVTVTERHNFIGDLKVTKDSKPPLPKVHSTPKKPSTPKTAGENVAKKPIDKLIKSTKASPRITPKATPLQSPGTEHPPIIQTHVAEFIKQEEQTEIKNGDQQIIEKHEEKLDHGTEKIDINQESATLKTNISTEVTTDVIPDAQPVKTEPTIVPELPKEEKEKDSNPSKDLSAPQTLPEPVAPVVQVAVKPEKKEEKKEEKKLDKKSPEPELKPDAEGDEPADMSASMIAKTRITTEEEAKAALAERRRLAREQAEREAELERQRIEEEARLEMERQRAEEEEQRRLEEESLRLASEARQAEEQRLRLAIEEAQRREEEDRKRREEEARQKLEKEEAEKKAREEAEKQRIEMAERLKKEEEERIARRKRVEAIMLRTRGKNQPNTPTKGEGGDGDKLKEDSPGDDNKGMSGEKGGDVMTASLISEATQQFIAGEQQALHIEHNSLSTAATTTTTTSSTTIQAPNPDTILRNGTHSNGVNGGSNNLLLIDNAQGNGEGEINGHNHTNHGNHGNHGNGVNSLMNEPIPLDNAASVKQNNATNNLLDLSEFDTMSNTSSGAILDLTPKLANEDSINSNLNPTATAFNPLANPFVPATTGMNANDNTNPFLQDTFGNNKTQDNNQVPDLLS from the exons CTGGAGCCGCTCCTGAGGAGGCTAGCCACAGGTCCAGCTCTGCACACAATCGCCACTCTATCCCTAAGG ATGTGAAGCGTCGGAGCCTCTACGATGAAGACTCCCTTGACGGTGACAATTCCTACGACGTTCAAG GGCGGGAGTCAGTCGGGAGCGCCAAAGATACGGATAGAGTAAAGCTCGTCCGTGACCGACAGAATGAGGAACGACAACGTAAGCTTGAGGAGCTTAGACAACAGGCCCTTGCTGCCCAACGGTTCAGGGAACAGCGCGAGGAAGAACGAcggaaacgaatcgatgagcTTAGGTCACGCGATAACGACAG GCGGAATCAGGTAGAAGAAAGGAAACGATTGATATGGGAGGCGGAGCGGGAACGACGCGAGGCTATATTGCGGAAGAATCAGGAAAGAGAGGCTCGGATCGaagcgaagaagaaaaatgaaaaatcacagATCGTCTTTGCCTTCGGTAGCTCGACGCCCCGGATGCTCGAGCCCGCGGATACCGGCGGTTCGACATTCTGGGGTACGCGAAGGGCCACGTCTACTACCAATGTCATGATGTTCACAGCCGCTCAACCTCTCACGAGGCGGTCATCCGAGAGAGAACTTGACGGCAGTAAGAAGAGAGCCACGTCTGCCGGTGGATTAGACCGCAAACCCGGCGAAG ATATGCGAATGTCCTCCTCAATGTACGAGGTGTTCAATTGGAACGCTAGTTCCGATCACCATCCTCCCCTAACTCCTGCAAAAATAAAGAGAGCCAGCCTCTCTCTGCCTCCTACATGCACCAACGAAGTCTTTGACATCGACCATAAGACCGCTGTTCAAGGTAGAGATTCTAGGCCTGCAACGATCGTTAATCAGCGGTCAGTCAGCG GTGAAGACAGCGACGGAACACCCGGAACTCCGAGTTCGGCATACCTCAGAGTGAACAGACGGCGCACAGATCTAATGCCGACCATACCGTCCCCACGAGATGTCGTACCTTCGACTGGACGTAGCTCCAGTGCCAAGGCTTTCGCACGATCACCAGGTAGGACTTACTCCATGTCCAGGCTGGACCAATTATCACAGCCTAGAAAACGTCCAAGCGAGCTTAGCACACTGGCCGAACAACAGTCCCAGCCACTCGGGGCTTCTAGCATGAGTCGCAGCATGTCTCACTTGGCTGCAGCTGGAACCAAATCCCTTAAGCGATCCGATAATTCTCGTAGTATGGGTACTTTGCCAGGCGCAGTACCTACTCCGAGACCAACCAGAGCAGAAAGATTGCGACGCAGAGCTCGCGATCAGCaccagcagcaacaacaacaacaacagcatcaccaacaacagcagcagcaag GTATTCGCAGCGGGGAGGTGACTCCGAGCAGCCCGTCGCGACCCCACAGCTCCTTGAGCCAGCAGAGTGGGAGCAGCGTAGGGAGCAGTAATGTCAGTCTGCGCCCTCGCACGACAACCCCGCGTCGTCCACGTCCCGCTTCCATCGCCGGAACCGGTGTTACTGTCACAGAGCGACACA ACTTTATCGGGGATCTCAAAGTGACGAAAGACTCGAAGCCACCACTGCCAAAAGTTCACAGCACTCCAAAGAAACCGTCAACGCCTAAAACTGCTGGCGAAAATGTAGCCAAGAAACCGATAGACAAATTGATTAAATCCACTAAAGCATCACCTAGAATAACTCCGAAAGCTACACCTCTTCAAAGTCCAGGCACCGAACATCCTCCTATTATTCAAACGCACGTTGCTGAATTCATCAAGCAGGAAGAACAGACTGAGATTAAAAACGGTGATCAGCAGATCATTGAAAAACACGAGGAGAAGCTTGACCATGGGACTGAAAAAATAGAC ATTAACCAGGAGTCTGCTACGTTGAAGACAAATATTAGCACCGAAGTGACGACTGATGTGATACCGGATGCTCAGCCTGTCAAAACAGAGCCAACAATTGTACCGGAGCTGCCTAAggaggagaaagagaaggacTCAAATCCGTCTAAGGATCTTTCAGCTCCGCAAACTCTGCCCGAACCAGTAGCGCCAGTTGTACAGGTAGCAGTCAAACCTgagaagaaggaggaaaagaaagaggaaaaaaagttggatAAAAAATCTCCAGAGCCAGAACTGAAGCCTGATGCAGAAGGCGACGAACCCGCCGACATGTCAG CTTCAATGATAGCTAAAACGCGAATCACAACAGAGGAAGAAGCCAAAGCAGCATTGGCTGAACGTCGAAGACTTGCTCGAGAGCAAGCAGAGCGTGAAGCTGAACTGGAACGGCAAAGAATT gaGGAAGAAGCTCGCCTTGAAATGGAGCGACAGCGTGCGGAGGAAGAGGAGCAGCGTCGGCTTGAAGAAGAGTCACTAAGATTGGCAAGCGAAGCTCGTCAGGCTGAGGAACAACGATTAAGACTGGCTATTGAGGAAGCTCAACgtcgagaagaagaagatcgCAAGAGACGAGAAGAGGAGGCTCGCCAGAAGctggaaaaagaagaagctgaGAAAAAGGCTCGAGAAGAAGCTGAAAA GCAACGAATCGAAATGGCTGAACGCCtgaagaaagaggaagaggaaagaaTTGCGAGACGGAAACGTGTCGAAGCAATAATGCTGAGGACTAGAGGAAAAAATCAACCCAATACACCGACAAAG GGTGAAGGTGGGGACGGAGATAAACTAAAAGAGGACAGCCCTGGTGACGATAACAAAGGAATGTCTGGAGAGAAAGGTGGTGATGTAATGACAGCAAGTCTGATATCAGAGGCAACGCAGCAGTTTATTGCTGGGGAACAGCAAGCTCTTCACATCGAACACAATTCGCTatcaacagcagcaacaacaacaacaacaacatcaagTACTACGATTCAGGCTCCGAATCCCGACACTATTTTGCGGAACGGAACTCACAGCAACGGCGTTAACGGCggtagcaataatttattgcttATCGATAACGCCCAGGGTAACGGCGAGGGTGAAATCAACGGACACAATCACACGAATCATGGGAATCACGGAAATCATGGGAACGGCGTTAATAGCCTCATGAACGAACCAATACCGCTAGACAACGCAGCTTCTGT CAAGCAAAACAACGCGACGAACAACCTCTTAGATCTGTCGGAGTTTGACACTATGAGTAATACGAGTAGCGGTGCTATCCTTGACCTGACGCCCAAGCTGGCAAATGAAGATTCTATCAACTCAAATCTAAATCCCACGGCTACAGCTTTCAATCCCTTGGCGAATCCGTTTGTGCCGGCTACCACCGGAATGAACGCAAATGATAATACCAACCCCTTCCTCCAGGATACTTTTGGGAATAACAAAACCCAGGACAACAATCAAGTACCAG ATCTTCTATCATAG
- the LOC107218191 gene encoding ensconsin isoform X11, producing MADNKEEISGLAEKRAGAAPEEASHRSSSAHNRHSIPKDVKRRSLYDEDSLDGDNSYDVQGRESVGSAKDTDRVKLVRDRQNEERQRKLEELRQQALAAQRFREQREEERRKRIDELRSRDNDRRNQVEERKRLIWEAERERREAILRKNQEREARIEAKKKNEKSQIVFAFGSSTPRMLEPADTGGSTFWGTRRATSTTNVMMFTAAQPLTRRSSERELDGSKKRATSAGGLDRKPGEDMRMSSSMYEVFNWNASSDHHPPLTPAKIKRASLSLPPTCTNEVFDIDHKTAVQGRDSRPATIVNQRSVSGEDSDGTPGTPSSAYLRVNRRRTDLMPTIPSPRDVVPSTGRSSSAKAFARSPGRTYSMSRLDQLSQPRKRPSELSTLAEQQSQPLGASSMSRSMSHLAAAGTKSLKRSDNSRSMGTLPGAVPTPRPTRAERLRRRARDQHQQQQQQQQHHQQQQQQGIRSGEVTPSSPSRPHSSLSQQSGSSVGSSNVSLRPRTTTPRRPRPASIAGTGVTVTERHNFIGDLKVTKDSKPPLPKVHSTPKKPSTPKTAGENVAKKPIDKLIKSTKASPRITPKATPLQSPGTEHPPIIQTHVAEFIKQEEQTEIKNGDQQIIEKHEEKLDHGTEKIDINQESATLKTNISTEVTTDVIPDAQPVKTEPTIVPELPKEEKEKDSNPSKDLSAPQTLPEPVAPVVQVAVKPEKKEEKKEEKKLDKKSPEPELKPDAEGDEPADMSASMIAKTRITTEEEAKAALAERRRLAREQAEREAELERQRIEEEARLEMERQRAEEEEQRRLEEESLRLASEARQAEEQRLRLAIEEAQRREEEDRKRREEEARQKLEKEEAEKKAREEAEKQRIEMAERLKKEEEERIARRKRVEAIMLRTRGKNQPNTPTKGEGGDGDKLKEDSPGDDNKGMSGEKGGDVMTASLISEATQQFIAGEQQALHIEHNSLSTAATTTTTTSSTTIQAPNPDTILRNGTHSNGVNGGSNNLLLIDNAQGNGEGEINGHNHTNHGNHGNHGNGVNSLMNEPIPLDNAASVKQNNATNNLLDLSEFDTMSNTSSGAILDLTPKLANEDSINSNLNPTATAFNPLANPFVPATTGMNANDNTNPFLQDTFGNNKTQDNNQVPDLLS from the exons CTGGAGCCGCTCCTGAGGAGGCTAGCCACAGGTCCAGCTCTGCACACAATCGCCACTCTATCCCTAAGG ATGTGAAGCGTCGGAGCCTCTACGATGAAGACTCCCTTGACGGTGACAATTCCTACGACGTTCAAG GGCGGGAGTCAGTCGGGAGCGCCAAAGATACGGATAGAGTAAAGCTCGTCCGTGACCGACAGAATGAGGAACGACAACGTAAGCTTGAGGAGCTTAGACAACAGGCCCTTGCTGCCCAACGGTTCAGGGAACAGCGCGAGGAAGAACGAcggaaacgaatcgatgagcTTAGGTCACGCGATAACGACAG GCGGAATCAGGTAGAAGAAAGGAAACGATTGATATGGGAGGCGGAGCGGGAACGACGCGAGGCTATATTGCGGAAGAATCAGGAAAGAGAGGCTCGGATCGaagcgaagaagaaaaatgaaaaatcacagATCGTCTTTGCCTTCGGTAGCTCGACGCCCCGGATGCTCGAGCCCGCGGATACCGGCGGTTCGACATTCTGGGGTACGCGAAGGGCCACGTCTACTACCAATGTCATGATGTTCACAGCCGCTCAACCTCTCACGAGGCGGTCATCCGAGAGAGAACTTGACGGCAGTAAGAAGAGAGCCACGTCTGCCGGTGGATTAGACCGCAAACCCGGCGAAG ATATGCGAATGTCCTCCTCAATGTACGAGGTGTTCAATTGGAACGCTAGTTCCGATCACCATCCTCCCCTAACTCCTGCAAAAATAAAGAGAGCCAGCCTCTCTCTGCCTCCTACATGCACCAACGAAGTCTTTGACATCGACCATAAGACCGCTGTTCAAGGTAGAGATTCTAGGCCTGCAACGATCGTTAATCAGCGGTCAGTCAGCG GTGAAGACAGCGACGGAACACCCGGAACTCCGAGTTCGGCATACCTCAGAGTGAACAGACGGCGCACAGATCTAATGCCGACCATACCGTCCCCACGAGATGTCGTACCTTCGACTGGACGTAGCTCCAGTGCCAAGGCTTTCGCACGATCACCAGGTAGGACTTACTCCATGTCCAGGCTGGACCAATTATCACAGCCTAGAAAACGTCCAAGCGAGCTTAGCACACTGGCCGAACAACAGTCCCAGCCACTCGGGGCTTCTAGCATGAGTCGCAGCATGTCTCACTTGGCTGCAGCTGGAACCAAATCCCTTAAGCGATCCGATAATTCTCGTAGTATGGGTACTTTGCCAGGCGCAGTACCTACTCCGAGACCAACCAGAGCAGAAAGATTGCGACGCAGAGCTCGCGATCAGCaccagcagcaacaacaacaacaacagcatcaccaacaacagcagcagcaag GTATTCGCAGCGGGGAGGTGACTCCGAGCAGCCCGTCGCGACCCCACAGCTCCTTGAGCCAGCAGAGTGGGAGCAGCGTAGGGAGCAGTAATGTCAGTCTGCGCCCTCGCACGACAACCCCGCGTCGTCCACGTCCCGCTTCCATCGCCGGAACCGGTGTTACTGTCACAGAGCGACACA ACTTTATCGGGGATCTCAAAGTGACGAAAGACTCGAAGCCACCACTGCCAAAAGTTCACAGCACTCCAAAGAAACCGTCAACGCCTAAAACTGCTGGCGAAAATGTAGCCAAGAAACCGATAGACAAATTGATTAAATCCACTAAAGCATCACCTAGAATAACTCCGAAAGCTACACCTCTTCAAAGTCCAGGCACCGAACATCCTCCTATTATTCAAACGCACGTTGCTGAATTCATCAAGCAGGAAGAACAGACTGAGATTAAAAACGGTGATCAGCAGATCATTGAAAAACACGAGGAGAAGCTTGACCATGGGACTGAAAAAATAGAC ATTAACCAGGAGTCTGCTACGTTGAAGACAAATATTAGCACCGAAGTGACGACTGATGTGATACCGGATGCTCAGCCTGTCAAAACAGAGCCAACAATTGTACCGGAGCTGCCTAAggaggagaaagagaaggacTCAAATCCGTCTAAGGATCTTTCAGCTCCGCAAACTCTGCCCGAACCAGTAGCGCCAGTTGTACAGGTAGCAGTCAAACCTgagaagaaggaggaaaagaaagaggaaaaaaagttggatAAAAAATCTCCAGAGCCAGAACTGAAGCCTGATGCAGAAGGCGACGAACCCGCCGACATGTCAG CTTCAATGATAGCTAAAACGCGAATCACAACAGAGGAAGAAGCCAAAGCAGCATTGGCTGAACGTCGAAGACTTGCTCGAGAGCAAGCAGAGCGTGAAGCTGAACTGGAACGGCAAAGAATT gaGGAAGAAGCTCGCCTTGAAATGGAGCGACAGCGTGCGGAGGAAGAGGAGCAGCGTCGGCTTGAAGAAGAGTCACTAAGATTGGCAAGCGAAGCTCGTCAGGCTGAGGAACAACGATTAAGACTGGCTATTGAGGAAGCTCAACgtcgagaagaagaagatcgCAAGAGACGAGAAGAGGAGGCTCGCCAGAAGctggaaaaagaagaagctgaGAAAAAGGCTCGAGAAGAAGCTGAAAA GCAACGAATCGAAATGGCTGAACGCCtgaagaaagaggaagaggaaagaaTTGCGAGACGGAAACGTGTCGAAGCAATAATGCTGAGGACTAGAGGAAAAAATCAACCCAATACACCGACAAAG GGTGAAGGTGGGGACGGAGATAAACTAAAAGAGGACAGCCCTGGTGACGATAACAAAGGAATGTCTGGAGAGAAAGGTGGTGATGTAATGACAGCAAGTCTGATATCAGAGGCAACGCAGCAGTTTATTGCTGGGGAACAGCAAGCTCTTCACATCGAACACAATTCGCTatcaacagcagcaacaacaacaacaacaacatcaagTACTACGATTCAGGCTCCGAATCCCGACACTATTTTGCGGAACGGAACTCACAGCAACGGCGTTAACGGCggtagcaataatttattgcttATCGATAACGCCCAGGGTAACGGCGAGGGTGAAATCAACGGACACAATCACACGAATCATGGGAATCACGGAAATCATGGGAACGGCGTTAATAGCCTCATGAACGAACCAATACCGCTAGACAACGCAGCTTCTGT CAAGCAAAACAACGCGACGAACAACCTCTTAGATCTGTCGGAGTTTGACACTATGAGTAATACGAGTAGCGGTGCTATCCTTGACCTGACGCCCAAGCTGGCAAATGAAGATTCTATCAACTCAAATCTAAATCCCACGGCTACAGCTTTCAATCCCTTGGCGAATCCGTTTGTGCCGGCTACCACCGGAATGAACGCAAATGATAATACCAACCCCTTCCTCCAGGATACTTTTGGGAATAACAAAACCCAGGACAACAATCAAGTACCAG ATCTTCTATCATAG
- the LOC107218191 gene encoding ensconsin isoform X7 — MLTVTSANPPPAGGFTLGLTSPRTLGPADGSDHLFLLPERALDMDSTHLRQDLEGLDFNLHLNLTHMAPRGNVWLYVKRRSLYDEDSLDGDNSYDVQGRESVGSAKDTDRVKLVRDRQNEERQRKLEELRQQALAAQRFREQREEERRKRIDELRSRDNDRRNQVEERKRLIWEAERERREAILRKNQEREARIEAKKKNEKSQIVFAFGSSTPRMLEPADTGGSTFWGTRRATSTTNVMMFTAAQPLTRRSSERELDGSKKRATSAGGLDRKPGEDMRMSSSMYEVFNWNASSDHHPPLTPAKIKRASLSLPPTCTNEVFDIDHKTAVQGRDSRPATIVNQRSVSGEDSDGTPGTPSSAYLRVNRRRTDLMPTIPSPRDVVPSTGRSSSAKAFARSPGRTYSMSRLDQLSQPRKRPSELSTLAEQQSQPLGASSMSRSMSHLAAAGTKSLKRSDNSRSMGTLPGAVPTPRPTRAERLRRRARDQHQQQQQQQQHHQQQQQQGIRSGEVTPSSPSRPHSSLSQQSGSSVGSSNVSLRPRTTTPRRPRPASIAGTGVTVTERHNFIGDLKVTKDSKPPLPKVHSTPKKPSTPKTAGENVAKKPIDKLIKSTKASPRITPKATPLQSPGTEHPPIIQTHVAEFIKQEEQTEIKNGDQQIIEKHEEKLDHGTEKIDINQESATLKTNISTEVTTDVIPDAQPVKTEPTIVPELPKEEKEKDSNPSKDLSAPQTLPEPVAPVVQVAVKPEKKEEKKEEKKLDKKSPEPELKPDAEGDEPADMSASMIAKTRITTEEEAKAALAERRRLAREQAEREAELERQRIEEEARLEMERQRAEEEEQRRLEEESLRLASEARQAEEQRLRLAIEEAQRREEEDRKRREEEARQKLEKEEAEKKAREEAEKQRIEMAERLKKEEEERIARRKRVEAIMLRTRGKNQPNTPTKGEGGDGDKLKEDSPGDDNKGMSGEKGGDVMTASLISEATQQFIAGEQQALHIEHNSLSTAATTTTTTSSTTIQAPNPDTILRNGTHSNGVNGGSNNLLLIDNAQGNGEGEINGHNHTNHGNHGNHGNGVNSLMNEPIPLDNAASVKQNNATNNLLDLSEFDTMSNTSSGAILDLTPKLANEDSINSNLNPTATAFNPLANPFVPATTGMNANDNTNPFLQDTFGNNKTQDNNQVPDLLS, encoded by the exons ATGTGAAGCGTCGGAGCCTCTACGATGAAGACTCCCTTGACGGTGACAATTCCTACGACGTTCAAG GGCGGGAGTCAGTCGGGAGCGCCAAAGATACGGATAGAGTAAAGCTCGTCCGTGACCGACAGAATGAGGAACGACAACGTAAGCTTGAGGAGCTTAGACAACAGGCCCTTGCTGCCCAACGGTTCAGGGAACAGCGCGAGGAAGAACGAcggaaacgaatcgatgagcTTAGGTCACGCGATAACGACAG GCGGAATCAGGTAGAAGAAAGGAAACGATTGATATGGGAGGCGGAGCGGGAACGACGCGAGGCTATATTGCGGAAGAATCAGGAAAGAGAGGCTCGGATCGaagcgaagaagaaaaatgaaaaatcacagATCGTCTTTGCCTTCGGTAGCTCGACGCCCCGGATGCTCGAGCCCGCGGATACCGGCGGTTCGACATTCTGGGGTACGCGAAGGGCCACGTCTACTACCAATGTCATGATGTTCACAGCCGCTCAACCTCTCACGAGGCGGTCATCCGAGAGAGAACTTGACGGCAGTAAGAAGAGAGCCACGTCTGCCGGTGGATTAGACCGCAAACCCGGCGAAG ATATGCGAATGTCCTCCTCAATGTACGAGGTGTTCAATTGGAACGCTAGTTCCGATCACCATCCTCCCCTAACTCCTGCAAAAATAAAGAGAGCCAGCCTCTCTCTGCCTCCTACATGCACCAACGAAGTCTTTGACATCGACCATAAGACCGCTGTTCAAGGTAGAGATTCTAGGCCTGCAACGATCGTTAATCAGCGGTCAGTCAGCG GTGAAGACAGCGACGGAACACCCGGAACTCCGAGTTCGGCATACCTCAGAGTGAACAGACGGCGCACAGATCTAATGCCGACCATACCGTCCCCACGAGATGTCGTACCTTCGACTGGACGTAGCTCCAGTGCCAAGGCTTTCGCACGATCACCAGGTAGGACTTACTCCATGTCCAGGCTGGACCAATTATCACAGCCTAGAAAACGTCCAAGCGAGCTTAGCACACTGGCCGAACAACAGTCCCAGCCACTCGGGGCTTCTAGCATGAGTCGCAGCATGTCTCACTTGGCTGCAGCTGGAACCAAATCCCTTAAGCGATCCGATAATTCTCGTAGTATGGGTACTTTGCCAGGCGCAGTACCTACTCCGAGACCAACCAGAGCAGAAAGATTGCGACGCAGAGCTCGCGATCAGCaccagcagcaacaacaacaacaacagcatcaccaacaacagcagcagcaag GTATTCGCAGCGGGGAGGTGACTCCGAGCAGCCCGTCGCGACCCCACAGCTCCTTGAGCCAGCAGAGTGGGAGCAGCGTAGGGAGCAGTAATGTCAGTCTGCGCCCTCGCACGACAACCCCGCGTCGTCCACGTCCCGCTTCCATCGCCGGAACCGGTGTTACTGTCACAGAGCGACACA ACTTTATCGGGGATCTCAAAGTGACGAAAGACTCGAAGCCACCACTGCCAAAAGTTCACAGCACTCCAAAGAAACCGTCAACGCCTAAAACTGCTGGCGAAAATGTAGCCAAGAAACCGATAGACAAATTGATTAAATCCACTAAAGCATCACCTAGAATAACTCCGAAAGCTACACCTCTTCAAAGTCCAGGCACCGAACATCCTCCTATTATTCAAACGCACGTTGCTGAATTCATCAAGCAGGAAGAACAGACTGAGATTAAAAACGGTGATCAGCAGATCATTGAAAAACACGAGGAGAAGCTTGACCATGGGACTGAAAAAATAGAC ATTAACCAGGAGTCTGCTACGTTGAAGACAAATATTAGCACCGAAGTGACGACTGATGTGATACCGGATGCTCAGCCTGTCAAAACAGAGCCAACAATTGTACCGGAGCTGCCTAAggaggagaaagagaaggacTCAAATCCGTCTAAGGATCTTTCAGCTCCGCAAACTCTGCCCGAACCAGTAGCGCCAGTTGTACAGGTAGCAGTCAAACCTgagaagaaggaggaaaagaaagaggaaaaaaagttggatAAAAAATCTCCAGAGCCAGAACTGAAGCCTGATGCAGAAGGCGACGAACCCGCCGACATGTCAG CTTCAATGATAGCTAAAACGCGAATCACAACAGAGGAAGAAGCCAAAGCAGCATTGGCTGAACGTCGAAGACTTGCTCGAGAGCAAGCAGAGCGTGAAGCTGAACTGGAACGGCAAAGAATT gaGGAAGAAGCTCGCCTTGAAATGGAGCGACAGCGTGCGGAGGAAGAGGAGCAGCGTCGGCTTGAAGAAGAGTCACTAAGATTGGCAAGCGAAGCTCGTCAGGCTGAGGAACAACGATTAAGACTGGCTATTGAGGAAGCTCAACgtcgagaagaagaagatcgCAAGAGACGAGAAGAGGAGGCTCGCCAGAAGctggaaaaagaagaagctgaGAAAAAGGCTCGAGAAGAAGCTGAAAA GCAACGAATCGAAATGGCTGAACGCCtgaagaaagaggaagaggaaagaaTTGCGAGACGGAAACGTGTCGAAGCAATAATGCTGAGGACTAGAGGAAAAAATCAACCCAATACACCGACAAAG GGTGAAGGTGGGGACGGAGATAAACTAAAAGAGGACAGCCCTGGTGACGATAACAAAGGAATGTCTGGAGAGAAAGGTGGTGATGTAATGACAGCAAGTCTGATATCAGAGGCAACGCAGCAGTTTATTGCTGGGGAACAGCAAGCTCTTCACATCGAACACAATTCGCTatcaacagcagcaacaacaacaacaacaacatcaagTACTACGATTCAGGCTCCGAATCCCGACACTATTTTGCGGAACGGAACTCACAGCAACGGCGTTAACGGCggtagcaataatttattgcttATCGATAACGCCCAGGGTAACGGCGAGGGTGAAATCAACGGACACAATCACACGAATCATGGGAATCACGGAAATCATGGGAACGGCGTTAATAGCCTCATGAACGAACCAATACCGCTAGACAACGCAGCTTCTGT CAAGCAAAACAACGCGACGAACAACCTCTTAGATCTGTCGGAGTTTGACACTATGAGTAATACGAGTAGCGGTGCTATCCTTGACCTGACGCCCAAGCTGGCAAATGAAGATTCTATCAACTCAAATCTAAATCCCACGGCTACAGCTTTCAATCCCTTGGCGAATCCGTTTGTGCCGGCTACCACCGGAATGAACGCAAATGATAATACCAACCCCTTCCTCCAGGATACTTTTGGGAATAACAAAACCCAGGACAACAATCAAGTACCAG ATCTTCTATCATAG